A genome region from Streptomyces sp. NBC_01296 includes the following:
- a CDS encoding aminoglycoside phosphotransferase family protein, whose translation MTLHHHEVPIDRALVRSLLEAQRPEWAGLPLSPAGAGTDHIMYRLGDDLVARLPRTADNARSVHKEQEWLPRLAPRLACPIPEPVHAGTPTDAFPLPWSVYRWFDGDEAGPDTVRDWTAFGADLAAVVRELHGIGLMGATRTDDLSWYRGGSLQPCDEWFGTRLDDCRTTVGSELDVEALEQLWRTALVLPEPSAPHVWLHGDLKPTNLLVREGKLHAVIDFGALSVGFPDAEHATVWDLPPRARQAYWNALDLDEPTWTRARAWAIAVAVSGISYYWHTYPAFVAECRARLEAVLADAAAR comes from the coding sequence ATGACGCTTCATCACCATGAGGTCCCGATCGACCGGGCGCTCGTCAGGTCACTGCTGGAGGCGCAGCGCCCGGAGTGGGCCGGCCTGCCGTTGTCGCCCGCCGGCGCGGGTACGGACCACATCATGTACCGGCTCGGGGACGACCTCGTCGCGCGACTTCCCCGAACCGCCGACAACGCCCGGTCCGTGCACAAGGAGCAGGAGTGGCTCCCGCGGCTGGCACCCCGCCTCGCGTGTCCCATCCCCGAGCCCGTCCACGCAGGGACGCCCACCGACGCCTTCCCGCTCCCCTGGTCGGTCTACCGCTGGTTCGACGGCGACGAAGCAGGTCCGGACACCGTCCGGGACTGGACCGCCTTCGGAGCCGATCTGGCGGCGGTCGTACGGGAGCTCCACGGCATCGGCCTCATGGGGGCGACTCGCACGGACGACCTCAGCTGGTACCGCGGAGGCAGCCTGCAGCCGTGCGACGAGTGGTTCGGCACGCGCCTTGACGACTGCCGCACCACCGTGGGTTCGGAGCTCGACGTCGAGGCGTTGGAACAGCTGTGGCGCACCGCGCTCGTGCTGCCCGAGCCTTCCGCGCCCCACGTGTGGCTGCACGGTGACCTCAAACCCACCAACCTCCTGGTCCGGGAGGGCAAGCTCCACGCGGTCATCGACTTCGGAGCCCTGTCGGTCGGCTTTCCCGACGCCGAGCACGCCACGGTCTGGGACCTGCCGCCCCGAGCACGGCAGGCCTACTGGAACGCCCTCGACCTCGACGAACCGACCTGGACCCGCGCCCGAGCCTGGGCGATAGCGGTCGCCGTGAGCGGGATCTCGTACTACTGGCACACCTACCCCGCCTTCGTCGCCGAATGCCGGGCACGCCTCGAAGCCGTTCTCGCCGACGCCGCTGCACGCTGA
- a CDS encoding GDSL-type esterase/lipase family protein: MTESRPHTLFSFGTLMDERVQTTLFGRAVPTAPASLAGHTTRPLPITDPAVIAASGLDVHLILERKTGAAVEGAVLHLTDQDLAAADDYEVDDYARRRVVLTSGESTWAYLDAKPLRPARRIVIVGDSIAYGRCDPQGGWAGRLAAAHIAGNETEHRVFNLAVPGSTLTDVSEQTPALLGPRLPDTLLVAAGINDSALPLAVTQTHVDGSAPARLADRLGSLAATALDHNARLVVAGPTWIDEARTHDYEGLRFTQARALDLRASLRAWCEGNHVDFLDMWEPLREKSELLVDGLHPTPEGHEAVHRHLNALSR; this comes from the coding sequence GTGACCGAATCACGCCCCCACACCTTGTTCTCCTTCGGCACGCTGATGGACGAAAGGGTGCAGACCACTCTCTTCGGCCGGGCCGTGCCCACTGCTCCGGCGTCGCTGGCCGGCCACACCACCCGGCCCCTGCCGATCACCGACCCGGCCGTGATCGCCGCCAGCGGCCTCGACGTACACCTGATCCTGGAGCGCAAGACCGGCGCCGCGGTCGAGGGCGCCGTCCTGCACCTCACCGATCAGGACCTCGCCGCGGCCGACGACTACGAAGTCGACGACTACGCACGCCGACGGGTGGTCCTCACCTCCGGGGAGAGCACCTGGGCCTACCTGGACGCGAAGCCGCTGCGTCCGGCACGGCGCATCGTGATCGTGGGCGACAGCATCGCGTACGGGCGCTGTGATCCGCAGGGAGGGTGGGCGGGGCGCCTCGCAGCTGCCCACATCGCCGGGAACGAGACTGAACACCGGGTCTTCAACCTGGCCGTACCCGGCAGCACCCTGACCGATGTCAGCGAACAGACACCCGCACTGCTGGGCCCGCGCCTGCCGGACACCCTCCTCGTCGCCGCCGGCATCAACGACTCCGCCCTGCCCCTCGCCGTCACGCAGACCCACGTCGACGGGTCGGCGCCGGCTCGCCTCGCGGACCGTCTCGGCTCGCTGGCTGCCACGGCCCTCGACCACAATGCGCGACTCGTCGTCGCGGGACCGACATGGATCGACGAAGCACGCACCCACGACTACGAGGGCCTGCGATTCACCCAGGCACGAGCGCTGGACCTGCGCGCATCCCTGCGCGCCTGGTGCGAAGGCAACCACGTCGACTTCCTCGACATGTGGGAGCCGCTGCGCGAGAAGAGCGAACTGCTCGTCGACGGCCTGCACCCCACCCCCGAAGGGCACGAGGCGGTCCATCGGCATCTCAACGCCCTCAGTCGCTGA
- a CDS encoding MAB_1171c family putative transporter: MNDSNGLGFYVPGVLLLLAAGLKLPALLRNPRDELLRSVCILLTLATAVFGFTAIPTIVAVNRITGVPNAAAPLVFSLLTAFSGANIVLIFRWSSGPEDAERTRRRSRLCNVVTLGVIAVINVLFALGDAPVERLRDLDTYYASTPYIREMILLYLAAHTTAAVTMTLLCWRWAREVQGALRSGLGLIAVGYVLNLLYDIAKFTAIGARWAGSSDWDVLSSEIAPALASVSALLIATGFVLPLVSQHVTDRWRMWRRYRRLRPLSQELKGATRRSIELANGPWTSIEIRLTQRESDIHDGILAVSPYLHAGVREQALREELEAGRPAEEAAAVADAAALANAVVLWNRAQNAPEEEPVSRAASPVLASPNSPLGLVRMSQALTRSATVRSRRRSAALESSTP; the protein is encoded by the coding sequence GTGAACGACTCGAACGGACTGGGCTTCTACGTACCCGGAGTCCTGCTGCTCTTGGCTGCGGGCCTCAAGCTCCCCGCCCTCCTGCGCAACCCCCGCGACGAACTCCTGCGGTCCGTCTGCATCCTCCTCACGCTGGCGACCGCCGTGTTCGGGTTCACCGCGATTCCCACCATCGTCGCGGTGAACCGGATCACGGGAGTCCCGAACGCCGCCGCCCCGCTCGTGTTCTCGCTGCTCACGGCCTTCTCCGGGGCAAACATCGTGCTCATCTTCCGCTGGAGCAGCGGCCCGGAGGACGCCGAGCGGACACGGCGGCGCTCCCGCCTGTGCAACGTGGTCACCCTCGGGGTGATCGCGGTCATCAACGTGCTCTTCGCGCTCGGTGACGCCCCCGTCGAGCGCCTGCGCGATCTGGACACCTACTACGCGTCCACGCCGTACATCAGGGAGATGATCCTCCTCTACCTCGCGGCCCACACCACGGCAGCCGTCACCATGACGCTGCTGTGCTGGAGATGGGCGCGGGAGGTGCAGGGCGCGCTCCGTTCGGGGCTCGGGCTGATCGCCGTCGGGTACGTGCTCAACCTGTTGTACGACATCGCCAAGTTCACCGCGATCGGGGCCCGCTGGGCGGGCAGCAGCGACTGGGACGTCCTCAGCTCCGAGATCGCACCGGCACTCGCCTCCGTGTCCGCGCTCCTGATCGCGACCGGATTCGTCCTGCCGCTCGTCTCCCAGCACGTGACGGACCGATGGCGGATGTGGCGCCGCTACCGCCGGCTCCGGCCGCTGTCCCAGGAACTGAAAGGTGCGACACGGCGCAGCATCGAGCTGGCCAACGGGCCCTGGACGTCCATCGAGATCCGGTTGACCCAGCGTGAGTCGGACATCCACGACGGGATCCTCGCGGTCAGTCCGTACCTGCACGCCGGCGTACGGGAACAGGCGCTCCGGGAGGAACTGGAAGCCGGGCGTCCGGCCGAAGAGGCTGCGGCCGTGGCCGATGCCGCGGCCCTGGCGAATGCCGTCGTCCTCTGGAACCGGGCGCAGAACGCGCCGGAAGAGGAGCCCGTGTCACGGGCCGCGAGCCCGGTCCTGGCCTCGCCGAACAGCCCCCTGGGCCTGGTCCGGATGTCCCAGGCGCTGACCAGGTCGGCCACCGTCCGTTCCCGCCGGCGAAGCGCCGCCCTGGAGAGCAGCACACCATGA